Proteins co-encoded in one Neosynechococcus sphagnicola sy1 genomic window:
- a CDS encoding arginase family protein: MPHYAGINTFLKAPYLEDVRKVGEYDVAIVGVPHDSGTTYRPGTRFGPQGIRRISALYTPYNFELGVDLREQITLCDVGDIFTIPANNEKSFDQISKGVAHVFSSGAFPIIFGG; encoded by the coding sequence TTGCCCCACTACGCAGGCATTAACACCTTCTTGAAGGCTCCCTATTTAGAAGATGTTCGGAAGGTGGGAGAGTACGATGTCGCCATTGTCGGGGTTCCCCATGACTCCGGCACCACCTACCGTCCGGGAACCCGTTTTGGCCCCCAAGGGATTCGCCGAATTTCAGCCCTTTACACCCCCTACAACTTTGAGTTAGGGGTCGATCTGCGGGAGCAAATTACCCTCTGTGATGTCGGCGATATTTTCACCATTCCTGCTAACAACGAAAAGTCCTTTGATCAGATTTCCAAAGGCGTGGCCCATGTGTTTAGTTCCGGTGCCTTCCCGATTATTTTCGGGGGGTGA
- a CDS encoding agmatinase family protein, with product MCLVPVPSRLFSGGDHSIGYPTVRGVCRHLGDKKVGIIHFDRHVDTQETDLDERMHTCPWFHATNIRNAPAKNLVQLGIGGWQVPRQGVKVCRERATNILTVTDITEMGINAAVEFALEHAMDGTDCVYISFDIDCIDAGFVPGTGWPEPGGLLPREALAMLGKIIQRAPVCGLEIVEVSPPLRHQ from the coding sequence ATGTGTTTAGTTCCGGTGCCTTCCCGATTATTTTCGGGGGGTGACCACTCCATTGGCTATCCAACGGTGCGGGGCGTTTGTCGTCACCTCGGGGATAAAAAAGTAGGCATTATCCACTTCGATCGCCATGTCGATACCCAGGAGACTGATCTGGATGAGCGGATGCACACCTGTCCCTGGTTCCATGCCACCAATATCCGCAATGCCCCCGCTAAAAATCTGGTGCAGTTAGGGATTGGCGGCTGGCAAGTTCCCCGACAAGGGGTCAAGGTCTGCCGCGAGCGTGCCACCAACATCCTCACCGTTACCGACATCACAGAAATGGGGATCAATGCTGCCGTAGAGTTTGCCCTAGAACACGCGATGGATGGCACGGACTGTGTGTACATCAGTTTTGACATCGACTGCATTGATGCTGGGTTTGTCCCTGGCACGGGTTGGCCGGAACCAGGGGGACTGCTGCCCCGGGAAGCCCTTGCCATGCTGGGTAAAATTATTCAACGGGCACCGGTCTGTGGGCTGGAAATTGTGGAAGTTTCCCCCCCGTTACGACATCAGTGA
- the hypA gene encoding hydrogenase maturation nickel metallochaperone HypA — protein sequence MHETDMTQALILTVEDWWRSQPQQPQIQAIHLTVGQFTCVEPMGLQFAFEVQSRQTVLAGAQLVIHETPLIAFCHGCDHEYRPEMGLQYACPQCQAPMEEIRSGRELKINHIEYTQSGDRD from the coding sequence ATGCACGAGACCGACATGACCCAGGCGCTGATACTCACGGTTGAGGACTGGTGGCGATCGCAGCCACAGCAACCCCAGATTCAGGCGATTCATTTGACCGTCGGCCAGTTCACCTGCGTTGAACCCATGGGACTTCAGTTTGCCTTCGAGGTGCAAAGCCGTCAGACCGTTTTAGCGGGGGCTCAACTGGTGATTCACGAAACCCCACTGATCGCCTTCTGCCATGGGTGCGACCACGAGTATCGTCCTGAGATGGGGTTGCAGTACGCTTGTCCCCAATGTCAGGCTCCCATGGAAGAGATTCGTTCCGGACGAGAACTGAAAATCAATCACATTGAATATACCCAGTCCGGCGATCGCGATTGA